The DNA region TGGAGAGTATATGTCTGTGAAGACAGCAGGAAACCTCTCGACGCTTTTCGACGTTGGAGGCATTGTGGGAGGGATTCTCGCTGGTTACATTTCAGACAAGTTCAAAGCCAGAGCTACGACTGCAGCGACGTTCATGTACGCTGCGATACCTGCAATGCTCGTGTACCATTCCTACGGAGGTGTCTCCCAGACAGTCAACGTCGTTCTCATGATGGTTGCTGGTTTGTTTGTCAACGGACCTTACGCACTCATCACAACCGCGGTATCTGCTGATCTAGGAACGCACAAGTCTTTACAAGGAGATTCGAGGGCGCTTGCGACTGTGACTGCGATTATTGATGGTACTGGGTCTGCTGGTGCGGCTTTGGGACCTCTTCTGACAGGGTTTCTTTCGACGTTGGGTTGGGAAGCTGTGTTCTATATGTTGGTCGTTGGGGCTCTTTGTGCTGGGTTGCTTTTGACCCGTCTGGTTATTGCTGAGATTAGAGAGAAACTTGGATATGTTGACGAAGGTAAGTAAATGCATCAAATCTTTTACTGTGTTGTGCAGAAACGTTGATCTGACTTTATATCTTCTGCTTGTTTTTGCAGTTCCTGCGTCTGAACCACTCCTAAACGACAGATGATGATGGAGAAGAGAGAAGCTACTGGTGAGTATGAGCTATTGTTTGGGAAAAGAGTTTTGTTCTGTTATGTAATAAGTAAAGGTTTGCAGAGGAACTTTTGTATTATGTGTTTTGtctgaatattatttttttaagaaagaaTTGGTTTGCATATTTATTTGAGAAAATGGCTTAGATAGTATCAATCAAGTTTTTGTTCCTAAACTAGTACTCAAAGtccaaaatcacaaaaataagttttattaaagGGTGTCATCTACCCTTATGCATTCTCCTTTGATtgagtaattaaaaaaaagaattgagaTTCGAAATCTCTGTCGTCGTCTCCTTCTCTGCATCGCCGGTCCGTCGTCTCTTTTTCGTCGTATGTCGTCTCCTCTTCGTTGTCGTCGTCTTTTTTTCTCGTCATCCATcattgtcttttctttttctttgtcgtCCGTCGTTTTTCTTTCATCGTCGTTTTTGTATCGATGTTCATCGTCTATTACCTCTTGTTCATTGATAGTACTTGCTGGTGTTTCGAATTTGATTTATCTGATTCCGTTTGTTGATTTGATGTTTATTCTACTTCGTGGTGTTTAGATCTGTTGACGAGAAACTACAACACCGATCAGAAATTCAGCATTTTCATCTATAGTGTCCTCTGGCGTATCCCATTGATATTGCATCCATACTATTCTCAGATTCTCGATTTCGATGCCAGTTGGATCTATTGATTATCAATAAGTGATGTATCATTTTATAGCTGTGATATCGTTCTGTGTCGTTTGCATTTAGCTGCATTGAAAGGCATATGATGCCGTTTTTTCAACTAAATTATTCAGGATGCCTATTCTAATCACGTATTAAGCTTTCCAGATTGCCTTGACTATTGCAGGTTAATACTGATTCAGCTAGTTCCATGTTCTAAAAATTGGGCGCCTAGGCGTGGTTCTTCCGCCCCGATTTATGCCAAATCGGTTTAAAAATCGTATGTCCGATTTTTTATTCCTCCTAGACCGCCTAAATGACCGCATAGCCGCCTAGACGACCgcctaatttattttttaattttttaataatattttaatgtttttatttgatctaaaatttgataaatatcatttatattcaTGATTTTGATGAAAATTGCACTATATTAAGTTTATATATtctatttgtgtgtgtttatacaGTCCTAAACATGAAAATGTATTAATGTTATACATAATTAAAGATTAACAATCCTCGATTTTTTCTCTAGGCGCTAGGTCCAACCCCACCGCCTGACTAGCGCCTCGCGCGTTCCCGAACATTGGCTGTAACAATCAAGCTTCTGATACATTTGCTTCGCATGTTCCTTTGAATACCAATCCAATGCTTCGTTCCACTGTGCAGAGAGGAAAACAGGTACATCgtttctattttgtttttgatttgtgTTGTGTTTGTATGATTTCTTTAGACTGTTTAAGATAGGCTTTCTAATCAAATACTTATTTGTTGTTCTATTTTGATTGAAGTTGTTTTGTAACACTATGGAAGTTCTCTGCATCTGTGGACAAtagatttcaaaaaaatctGTCAAGTGGGAGTCTCAAATTGATTTGAACAGGAATGCTTCTTTCATTTCTATAGGAGAAGATCTTCACTATGAAAATTTGATGAAGACTGTCTCAGAAGATTTTTGTGTTAAAGAGGGAGAAAGCGGTTTGACTTATGGTATTTCTTTGGACATGAAAAATGTTGCTGAAAGTTTTCCCCCAATCTCTATAGTTAATTCTCGTCGGCTCAACAATTTCCCCCAATCAACTTATTGTTTAGAAATGTCTAGTAGCAATACAAGTTTGTCCACAAATATGTTACTAAGTATTGTTCACCACATGATTTACATAACTATATTGGCTGGAGGAGCACTTTCATCTCTCTGCTTATATGATACATCTTTATGATACATCTTTTGATAAAGCTAGTGATCTAGACCGTGACAATAACACATTCACATTTTTATCTGATGTATTTGTtcaatttaatttgtttatgtAAGATATATGTAATTATTGGTTGATTCAATTGCCGTAATGAcaatatatttcttctttttttgtggAGGCGAATATTCTTGTAAGTAAAAATGATgatgaggaaaaaaaaatgaatgattTGCTCATGGTAAAAGCTTAAAGCTTTAAACGAGTTGCAATAGTATctataaatcaataatttcatccttaaaacaaatatatttctgTAATGTACAAATAACGTTCATACAAACTAAAAAGTACCATACGGACAAAGAAAAAAGCAAAATAGCTGCTGAAACCGAAATATTGAAACAAACcattaactaattattattattcacaTATAAGATCTACATAATTACAATACTCGGAAGATCACTCTTATTACCATGTTTATATGCCACAACAAGAGCTAAAATGAGAAATTTGAACTATCTAATGTGCATACCCGTTTATGAGATATCTATTTCCATTTGGCTTGAGTTTGCTCCATTGATTGTTGGAGGATATTCCTTGTTCAGATTCATTAATTCAAGTGGTGGAGACTAGGTCATCTCCTATCAAGGATCTCGTCATGATCACAACGATCTAATTTTCTTAGTCCCAGTTCTGGAGATTTCCTACGGTACACATGCATATGGTcttctattttttctaaaacatttttataaaatttatgttcataactttttaataatatatagattgTGGTTTTATTCTGTAATACTTAAAAGGTATAACTAGCTCTTAGGAGAAAAAATATGTGAACACATGGCCCATAATTTATTTAAGACGGGTTTGATCATAATTCACAAGATAgatcaaacatataaaaaagTTACTGAAAACTCAATGTCAGTTCTATTTTGGGTTTGGaataattttcatattgttGTATCAAAATAATTAACGTCTTCAATTATTTCAAagagtaaaaataattttaatcgtGTAGAATAACAAAAGTGACTGAAGCGGAAAAACACTTTTCTATTGAAAaacatgaaataaaattatcttaATATCAATGTATTGTTATTATCCAACTAAATTCGATATGAGCTTCATCACTAATATTTTTTGATAGTGTATTTATCGTATCGatttagattatttttctttttttaaacgctgatttattatgacaTTGCaactatgaaaaatatttatataaacaattCGACAACCGACGATCCTATCTAACTTATGATTTAGATTGTTTTTCAAAAGTTTGTTTTGGCTAATTGGCTTCCTTGATCATATAAAACTTTTATGTTAGGGTCTATGATAGACAATAATGAATAGAAGAATCTTTAGactagaaagaaagaaaaaaaatgaaactttctCTCTTCCACGCATCTTTCTGGTTGGTTGaataaaaagatgtattttaAAATGACCAAAACGATCTATGTGGGCCTTTCTTATATATCTTAACCACGTCGTCGTTGGCGTCGACACAAAGCCCAACGTTTACGTCTCTCTCTCTGAGTCGCGCTCCTCCTCACCGACGAAGATCGCGGCCGTATTCTCTATTCACAACTAGCGGTAGTTTCCGAGATCAACCATGAATCCTGAATAGTAAGAAGTTTCCTTTTCCTTCTCTCCTATCCTTCAGATCGAtcgaattatatttatataacatcTTCTCTGGTTTAGTTTCTATTTTGGATCAATTTCATTGATGACCGCTTTGTTATTCTCTCTGATCGATTTCTGGATTTGGTGGATCGTATTTTCATTACATGTTTATTTGAGATCTCTTGAATTCACAGATCATTGGAGATTTTTAGATGTGAGCGATTTGAATTATGGAGCTTGAGattgcgttttttttttttgatatctgtATTACTGACTCCGCTCGTGTCCTGTGATAATATATTAATGAGCTTCTTCTCAAATGTTCCACATCGAActggttttcttcttttttttttttcttttgttgtgtGTCTTACCTTTCTTCCTAACTCTTGCAGTGACTATCTGTTCAAGCTTTTGCTCATTGGTGATTCTGGTGTTGGCAAGTCATGCTTGCTTCTTAGGTTTGCTGTAAGTTATCCCGCATCACCTCTTTCTCTATATTTCCCACAACTTTTCTGAGGATTAGAAATCATAAGATACTGGACAGTTGACACCATTACATGTTTCGCGTAAGTCATTGCAAGTATCCAGATCACCTagttagttttattaaaactcTAGCCCAGTTTATTTGCCTCTATGGTATTGAATACAGTAAATAGGCTTTATCTATTCACTCCcattgtttctcttcttttttttaagttagTGTGTGTATTGTGCAGGATGATTCCTACCTGGATAGCTACATCAGCACCATTGGTGTTGACTTTGTAAGCCTACTCTTTCACTTAATATCTCTTTCTTATGGGATAAAATCATCATCAAAAGTTGTAATATGATTATTTTGCAGAAAATCCGCACAGTTGAACAAGATGGAAAGACCATCAAACTCCAGATTGTAAGTTCCGTGTCACCTTTACAGTTTCTTTTCGCGTAAATCTTATTATTGTTATCACCAATTTGTGCAGTGGGATACGGCAGGTCAAGAACGTTTCAGAACCATCACTAGCAGTTACTACAGAGGAGCTCACGGCATCATTGTATATGCCTCATTATCAAACTTAACATTATGTCTCCCATGCTATCATTGGATTCTGAACcgttatgtttttttcttcaggTGACTTATGATGTAACAGACCAAGAAAGTTTCAACAATGTCAAGCAATGGCTAAATGAAATCGACCGCTACGCCAGTGAGAATGTGAACAAGCTGCTGGTTGGCAACAAAAACGATCTCACTTCACAGAAAGTTGTCTCCACTGAAACTGCCAAGGTAATAATAATATGCTTCACAGTTTAAGGTTCTTTATTTGAGAATTTACTGGAACGTCTTTGTTCTGCCAAAACACCAGGCTTTCGCTGATGAACTTGGGATCCCATTCCTGGAAACAAGTGCCAAGAATGCTACCAATGTAGAAGAAGCTTTCATGGCCATGACTGCTGCAATCAAGACAAGGTAAACTCACACAGTTCATTATCATCCATCGACTAATCGTGTCATAGTTACTCTAAAAGAGTAGACTTAATCCTATTTGTTCTTTCTCTTGCAGAATGGCGAGTCAACCTGCAGGAGGGGCCAAGCCAGCAACGGTCCAGATCCGAGGACAACCAGTAAACCAACAATCAGGCTGCTGCTCTTCTTAATTCGCTCTGTGAAAAACTTATTAACCATATGTTATCTCCTTCGTATGCATATGTAAGACATCTGAACATCGGTCTTCTTTCATCTGGTCTTCTTTGGTTTTTCAGTTTAtgtccaaaattttataaattctttgtAATCTACTTGCAATAATAAACTTCTCAGTAAAAGTTTTCATTCATATCAAAGCTAAGCtgtgattttttataaaattataaagcTAAGTGGAAAacgaaaattttgttttctgcCTCATTAAAAAGCGCTCCCAAACTTGGGTTCGTAGAGAACAAAAAGCTTTCAGTGTATAACAATAGAATCAGAAGCACAAAATCCAAACCGGGCGAGagagattacaaaaaaaaaaaaaaaaactaaaagagtCCGGACACAGGCTGAAGGGACCAACAAACCGGAGAGAGCCTTACTTTCCTAGAGTAGGGAACTGTGCGGCGTCTTCAATCTTTGGTGCAGGAGCCACAAATTTGGGTGCAGCAGCCTTCTGGTCTCCTCCTCCGTTGTCTCTTCTTGGTCCCCGACCACCTCTGTCGGCTCCTCTGGGTCCACGACCACCTCTGTCAGCTCCTTCTCTTGGTCCACGACCTCCTCTGTCAGCTCCCTCTCTTGGTCCACGGCTTGTCCTTCCACCACGGTAACCACCTCTGTAACTCTCGCCATTGGCAGGTTTCAGAAACTCGTTTATGCTCAAcgactacaaaaaaaaacacagacaTCCCACAGGAAGGCATAAGGAAGAGAAAACAATATGAACAAAAATGCTTTGGACCAAACATTATTACACTAATTATACCTTCTTggtcttctcttctttctcaaCTGGGCGCTTGTCCTTCTCTGTTCCCTGATAACAACACCAAGGTTCAATAAGCATGTACGCTCTAATAAAATAGAAGGTTACAGTGAGTAGATAGATAACTCACCAGTTTGATGAAGACCTCATCGGTGTTGCTCTTTTTGCTAGAGAGCTGTTGCATGGCCTCAAACGCTTTTGTGTCAACCTTCCTCTCCTCAACCTTGGTGGCCTGCAGAGCTTTCCTCTTCTCCTCCAAAACTTTCTCATACTCCTCCAGAGTCATCTCCTACCACCAGTAAAATTACAATTAGATAACATGACGAGAATTGAAAAATGAGTATAAAAAGATGTAATGCACCTTGTCCTCAGGCTCTTTCTCTTCTGCTTGAGCTTCAACATGTGTCTCTTTGTTTGCATCAGTTGCTTCACCTTCAACAGCTACATCCTTCTCCACCACTGCTGTGGATTCTTCAGTCACCCTAGTGATTGCCACAAACAAATGTTTATTTTCAAGACacaaatcaaaccgaaaccaaatgTCTACACAATACAAAAAACTTACGGAGGGATCTCATCCTCAGTGGTTCCCCAGTTGCCACGGCCAGCTCCATCACGTTTAAACTCGTTTCTACTCACACCAACAAGTTAACAATTACAAACCAAACACGAGATCAAACTGTTACAAGAGAGTTTATCATCAGTTTCAAGAAGCATGCTTACCCGTGACCTGTTCCACTCTGGCGGTCAAAGTTCCTACGTGGGCGTTCAAAGTCACCAGACTCTCCATTGTTGTATCCTCCACGtcgaccaccaccaccaccaccacgaccACCACGGTATCCACCAACAGACCCACCACGTctccctccatctccttcttctgaGCGTCTGTAGCCTCCACCGTATCCGTTTTCATTAGCAGGAGCATCACCGTTCCTGTTGAATCCACCACTCTTACCACGGCCACCACCACGGCCTCCACCACCGCGACCTCCACCAGGACCGTTCTTGCCTTCCCTCACTAcccaaatcaaaataaaatatcacattaaATCAAACGAAATACAACGACCAAACGAGGTCAAGCTCAAGGGTAACTACTACATCAAGTGAACTGATTCCGACAAGATTTTAATGTCTTTCAGACATAAGAACCAAACAAGTTTGACTTTCTAAACTCAATCAAGTACAAAGAGGGAAACCTCACCGGCTTGAGAAGGAGGAAGAGGCTTAGTAGGCAACTTAGCAGGCTGAGCTGGAGCAGCTTTCTCTACCTTCAATGGCTTAGCCGCAGCGAGCTGGCTTGGATCCTCTGTGTCATCGTCCAACAGATCGAAAGGGTTCAAAGTCGCCATTACTCACTCCGGTCCCGAGATTATTTTTTTGAGGATGAAGAAAACAATTAGTGCCTATACGAattcatgaagaagaagaaaagaatcagAATCGAAGATATGATTCGGACAGCGTTGTTTCGACGCCCAACAAaagtgtgtgtgtgagagagagagagaagtacTAACCAAACCCTAGCTGATCTTCAGTGATGTCTGAAGACTTTTGCTCTAAAACCTAATCTTTTAAAAGCCCCTTCAAACTAACACTCCCTTGTGTGTATGGAACTTCATTGGGCCAGGCCCGTTAGCATTACCGCTTCATATTTGTGGGTCGGATCTTCAGTTTCATATTTGAATAGTTGAGTATTTTtagaaggaaacaaaaattattCCAATTCTCCtaataaatatcatttactTTTCAtacattaaaattgtttttaacacATAACCTCTCTTGttgggaaaaaaaaacacatgaccTCTCCAAGTAACTAAGCACACTTGGTCTTTAAGATTCTTAATCTCACCATCTCATAAGCACATGTTTGATGGGTCTATACTTAGGACCATGTCTGAATCAAGGACTACGTTTGCTATTGGTTCTGATTTGTTTAGATCACTAAATTAACTTACATTTAAAAAACTGAgattatattctaaaaaaatctaaGGGGATTTTTTTAACCAATAAAGAAGCCCTAAAGTCATAAATCATcttattttaccttttaaaaggtttctttctttcttttgtcaACAACCTTTTAAAAGTCTTCTTAAAACATTGTTTAGAACGGCCACGGAACAAAACTCAAGTCATTTGTCATGTTTGTTTGGCAGACGCAGTTTCTAGTGGCTGTGTGCGTCTACGTACTGCGTTTACAGTTGCGtcatatttgtttgtttgttgttcgTTTTGCAGTCGTAGTAGCAGattgttatttgttttgaaaatctTGAATGTTAATGTCGACGCTAGACGCTGATGCTAGAagcataattaatatttaactagatt from Raphanus sativus cultivar WK10039 chromosome 8, ASM80110v3, whole genome shotgun sequence includes:
- the LOC108822587 gene encoding ras-related protein RABD2b, yielding MNPEYDYLFKLLLIGDSGVGKSCLLLRFADDSYLDSYISTIGVDFKIRTVEQDGKTIKLQIWDTAGQERFRTITSSYYRGAHGIIVTYDVTDQESFNNVKQWLNEIDRYASENVNKLLVGNKNDLTSQKVVSTETAKAFADELGIPFLETSAKNATNVEEAFMAMTAAIKTRMASQPAGGAKPATVQIRGQPVNQQSGCCSS
- the LOC108822586 gene encoding RGG repeats nuclear RNA binding protein B, whose translation is MATLNPFDLLDDDTEDPSQLAAAKPLKVEKAAPAQPAKLPTKPLPPSQAVREGKNGPGGGRGGGGRGGGRGKSGGFNRNGDAPANENGYGGGYRRSEEGDGGRRGGSVGGYRGGRGGGGGGRRGGYNNGESGDFERPRRNFDRQSGTGHGNEFKRDGAGRGNWGTTEDEIPPVTEESTAVVEKDVAVEGEATDANKETHVEAQAEEKEPEDKEMTLEEYEKVLEEKRKALQATKVEERKVDTKAFEAMQQLSSKKSNTDEVFIKLGTEKDKRPVEKEEKTKKSLSINEFLKPANGESYRGGYRGGRTSRGPREGADRGGRGPREGADRGGRGPRGADRGGRGPRRDNGGGDQKAAAPKFVAPAPKIEDAAQFPTLGK